A genomic region of Papaver somniferum cultivar HN1 chromosome 7, ASM357369v1, whole genome shotgun sequence contains the following coding sequences:
- the LOC113293359 gene encoding mitochondrial import inner membrane translocase subunit TIM8-like, with protein sequence MDGMNSPALQQFIEQEKERAMLNEMVAKLTDACWDKCITSTPGAKFSSSESSCLSNCAQRYMDMSMIIMKRFQSMN encoded by the exons ATGGACGGCATGAACAGCCCTGCATTACAACAGTTTATTGAG CAAGAAAAAGAAAGAGCAATGCTGAACGAAATGGTGGCTAAGCTCACAGATGCTTGCTGGGACAAGTGCATAACCAGTACCCCTGGGGCTAAGTTCAGCTCTAGTGAATCATCTTGTCTTTCCAACTGCGCTCAACGATATATGGACATGAGCATGATTATCATGAAACGTTTTCAATCCATGAACTGA
- the LOC113293360 gene encoding uncharacterized protein LOC113293360, which yields MSSVNWELKGCCKQDQKIFLATIGICTVVILALWRTILLTPFKLITVFLHEASHAIACKLTCGHVEGIQVHANEGGVTQTRGGVYWVILPAGYLGSSFWGMVFILASTNLLTARIAAGCLGVALLIVLFVAKNWTLRGLCIGFIIFLAVFWFLQEKTSVRILRYIILFIGVMNSLFSVYDIYDDTISRRVNSSDAEKFAEVCPCPCNGVGWGVIWGLISFMFLCGAVYLGLVILS from the coding sequence ATGTCGTCTGTGAATTGGGAACTCAAAGGTTGTTGCAAGCAGGATCAGAAGATCTTTCTTGCTACAATCGGAATCTGTACAGTTGTAATTCTTGCTCTATGGAGGACAATACTGTTAACACCATTCAAACTCATCACTGTATTTCTTCACGAAGCCAGTCATGCTATCGCTTGTAAACTAACATGTGGTCATGTTGAAGGGATCCAAGTTCACGCAAACGAGGGCGGAGTGACACAAACACGCGGCGGTGTGTATTGGGTGATTTTACCTGCTGGTTACCTTGGTTCATCGTTTTGGGGAATGGTTTTCATTCTTGCATCTACAAATCTTCTTACTGCTAGAATTGCTGCTGGATGCCTTGGTGTTGCGTTGCTTATTGTACTCTTCGTGGCAAAGAATTGGACTCTGAGAGGACTCTGCATcggatttattattttccttgcagTGTTCTGGTTTCTGCAAGAGAAAACAAGTGTCCGTATTCTTCGGTACATTATTCTTTTCATTGGTGTAATGAACAGCTTGTTTTCGGTTTATGATATCTATGATGATACCATTTCTAGAAGAGTGAATTCTAGTGATGCTGAGAAGTTTGCAGAAGTTTGTCCTTGCCCTTGCAATGGTGTTGGATGGGGAGTCATCTGGGGACTTATATCGTTCATGTTTCTTTGTGGAGCTGTCTACCTTGGGCTTGTTATATTGTCTTGA